The Peribacillus sp. FSL E2-0218 genome contains a region encoding:
- the yaaA gene encoding S4 domain-containing protein YaaA gives MDSIKISTEYITLGQFLKLADLIQSGGMAKWFLSEYEVFINGELDVRRGRKLRSGDKVEIPGFGTFTITS, from the coding sequence ATGGATTCGATAAAAATAAGCACGGAATATATCACGCTTGGACAATTCTTGAAATTAGCCGATTTGATCCAGAGCGGCGGAATGGCAAAATGGTTCTTGAGCGAATATGAGGTTTTCATCAATGGCGAATTAGATGTGAGAAGAGGCAGGAAATTAAGATCAGGGGATAAAGTGGAGATTCCTGGATTTGGCACATTCACAATAACAAGCTAA